The Deinococcus koreensis genome window below encodes:
- a CDS encoding ACT domain-containing protein, whose translation MSPQLTLSVLPARFAVAQLPPDAPLPVLGGEFFSLTGTGGELSLVCEEAFVPTGAKCERGWTALKLHGPFEFTLTGILAAVLNPLRDAGVGIFALSTFDTDYVLVKSERLDDALSALRGAGHTVRA comes from the coding sequence ATGTCGCCCCAGCTCACCCTGTCCGTGCTGCCCGCGAGGTTCGCCGTCGCTCAGCTGCCCCCCGACGCGCCACTGCCCGTGCTGGGGGGCGAATTCTTTTCCCTGACCGGCACCGGGGGCGAACTCTCGCTGGTCTGCGAGGAAGCGTTCGTGCCCACAGGCGCGAAGTGCGAGCGCGGCTGGACGGCCCTGAAACTGCACGGCCCCTTCGAGTTCACCCTGACCGGCATCCTGGCGGCCGTACTGAACCCGTTGCGGGACGCCGGCGTGGGCATCTTCGCGCTGAGCACCTTCGATACGGACTACGTGCTGGTCAAGTCGGAGCGGCTGGACGACGCGCTGAGCGCCCTGCGCGGGGCGGGCCACACGGTGCGGGCATGA
- a CDS encoding DinB family protein: MTDLTLLLESFRRNARVNAFLLEALTPADYDLSDGRGGMTVAQTLRHMASFRVGWLWNISREHAEPLLDHTRKDADGDPQWRWHEKAPHELGDAFTAGDEAAVTAVQAALEEGRTFPDPWNEGTYQTSPAHFLQHTIVHDSHHRGQILTLLREGGRSKEDMDKLDEHWAIWRE, translated from the coding sequence ATGACCGACCTGACATTGCTGCTCGAATCGTTCCGGCGCAACGCCCGCGTGAACGCCTTTCTGCTGGAGGCCCTGACGCCCGCCGACTATGACCTCTCGGACGGCCGGGGCGGCATGACGGTCGCGCAGACGCTGCGGCACATGGCGAGCTTCCGGGTCGGGTGGCTGTGGAACATCTCGCGCGAGCACGCCGAGCCGCTGCTGGATCACACCCGGAAGGACGCCGACGGCGATCCGCAGTGGCGCTGGCACGAGAAAGCTCCGCATGAACTGGGCGACGCCTTCACCGCCGGCGACGAAGCCGCCGTGACGGCGGTTCAGGCTGCGCTGGAGGAGGGCCGCACCTTCCCCGATCCCTGGAACGAGGGCACCTACCAGACCAGTCCCGCGCACTTCCTGCAGCACACGATCGTCCATGACAGCCACCACCGGGGCCAGATCCTGACCCTGCTGCGGGAGGGCGGGCGCAGCAAGGAAGACATGGACAAGCTCGACGAGCACTGGGCCATCTGGCGCGAGTAG
- a CDS encoding GNAT family N-acetyltransferase — translation MTRKRRSDVAALPALVVKPLDASTWDAYARLALRHNGVWGGCWCTWFHTTQAEKTHTAEGNRALKERLVCEGRAHAAVVFDGEAAVAWCQYGPPVELPNIHHRKEYEATQTTPPDYRLTCIFVDKAYRRQGVAAVALRGALHLIAQAGGGTVEGYPHDTQGKKVSASFLYNGTRRVYEQAGFTYLRPKGKGNCVMSRVVPAG, via the coding sequence ATGACACGGAAGCGTCGTTCCGACGTGGCCGCCCTGCCAGCACTGGTCGTGAAGCCGCTCGATGCTTCCACCTGGGACGCTTACGCCCGCCTCGCCCTGCGGCACAACGGTGTGTGGGGCGGCTGCTGGTGCACGTGGTTCCACACCACCCAGGCCGAGAAGACCCACACGGCAGAGGGCAACCGCGCCCTGAAAGAGCGCCTGGTCTGCGAGGGCCGGGCACACGCGGCGGTCGTCTTCGACGGAGAGGCCGCCGTGGCCTGGTGCCAGTACGGCCCCCCTGTGGAGCTGCCGAACATCCACCACCGCAAGGAATACGAGGCCACGCAGACCACCCCGCCCGATTACCGGTTGACCTGCATTTTCGTGGACAAGGCGTACCGGCGTCAGGGGGTGGCGGCCGTCGCGCTGCGGGGAGCGCTGCACCTGATCGCGCAGGCGGGCGGCGGCACCGTGGAGGGCTACCCCCACGACACCCAGGGGAAGAAAGTGTCGGCCTCGTTCCTGTACAACGGCACCCGGAGGGTTTACGAACAGGCCGGCTTCACGTACCTGCGGCCCAAGGGCAAGGGCAACTGTGTGATGAGCAGGGTGGTGCCGGCAGGATAG
- a CDS encoding DUF3224 domain-containing protein yields MTPAPHGTFQITLTPHAPAQAPSPAIGRMHFDKTWSGDLSGHSRGEMLSVGDPASGTASYVVLEVFTGTLAGRGGSFAFRQSGDMHAGQSSLTYEVVPHSGSGELSGMSGALTLNRVDGVHHYTLTWELPGG; encoded by the coding sequence TTGACCCCAGCCCCCCACGGCACCTTCCAGATCACCCTGACGCCCCACGCTCCGGCCCAGGCGCCCAGCCCGGCCATCGGGAGGATGCACTTCGATAAGACCTGGAGCGGTGATCTCAGCGGCCACAGCCGCGGCGAGATGCTCTCGGTGGGCGACCCGGCCAGCGGCACCGCCTCGTATGTCGTGCTGGAGGTCTTTACCGGAACCCTGGCGGGGCGCGGCGGCTCCTTCGCGTTCCGGCAGTCGGGCGACATGCACGCCGGGCAGTCCAGCCTGACCTACGAGGTCGTCCCACACTCCGGCAGCGGCGAGCTGAGCGGCATGTCCGGCGCCCTGACGCTGAACCGGGTGGATGGCGTGCACCACTACACGCTGACCTGGGAACTGCCCGGAGGTTGA
- a CDS encoding DinB family protein — protein MIEPSVFAAHWLGHRHLTRRVIAAFPPDALFTFSPAPPLRPFGEMVWELHGQTAYTLRGLLDGDWGEPTWDTLPGTDRAAVLAAWDGQTARIETGLPGVPAERYGETLTLSWGEMLVFTAVIGSIDNEVHHRGQGMVYLRELGTQPPDFWDRS, from the coding sequence GTGATCGAGCCTTCTGTATTCGCCGCCCACTGGCTGGGCCACCGCCACCTGACCCGGCGCGTGATCGCGGCCTTCCCCCCGGACGCGCTGTTCACCTTCTCGCCCGCGCCCCCCCTGCGGCCCTTCGGCGAGATGGTCTGGGAACTGCACGGCCAGACGGCCTACACCCTGCGCGGCCTGCTGGACGGCGACTGGGGCGAGCCGACCTGGGACACGCTGCCCGGCACCGACAGAGCCGCGGTGCTGGCCGCCTGGGACGGCCAGACCGCGCGGATTGAGACCGGCCTGCCCGGCGTGCCCGCAGAGCGCTACGGCGAGACGCTGACACTGTCCTGGGGCGAGATGCTGGTGTTCACGGCCGTCATCGGCTCCATCGACAACGAGGTGCATCACCGGGGGCAGGGGATGGTCTATCTGCGCGAACTCGGCACCCAGCCGCCGGACTTCTGGGATCGCTCCTGA
- a CDS encoding DinB family protein yields the protein MTSTHMTTTTSSSVLSLDALRAHWQGHRALTRRVIEAFPEDQLFSFSVGGMRPFGELAWEMSGVSAYNLTGLTTDDWSWHEPETAPPQSRAALLAAWDALTPALDAALPAADPDWFTRPQDMAWGTMPPLDSVLYAIDNEIHHRGQGYVYLRALGIEPPAFFER from the coding sequence ATGACCAGTACCCACATGACCACCACGACCAGCTCGTCCGTCCTGTCGCTCGACGCCCTGCGGGCGCACTGGCAGGGGCACCGTGCCCTGACCCGCCGCGTCATCGAGGCTTTCCCCGAAGACCAGCTGTTCAGTTTCAGCGTCGGCGGGATGCGCCCCTTCGGGGAACTGGCCTGGGAGATGTCTGGCGTCAGTGCTTACAACCTGACCGGCCTGACCACCGACGACTGGAGCTGGCATGAACCCGAGACCGCCCCGCCCCAGAGCCGCGCCGCCCTGCTGGCCGCCTGGGACGCCCTGACCCCGGCCCTGGACGCCGCCCTGCCCGCCGCCGACCCGGATTGGTTCACCCGCCCGCAGGACATGGCCTGGGGCACCATGCCGCCGCTGGACAGCGTGTTGTACGCCATCGACAACGAAATCCACCACCGGGGCCAGGGCTATGTGTACCTGCGGGCGCTGGGCATAGAGCCTCCCGCTTTCTTTGAGCGGTGA
- a CDS encoding helix-turn-helix transcriptional regulator: MYDPSMRVLTVLELLQSRETVTGAELARRLEVSPRTVQRYVTRLQDLGIPVEGKRGVGGSYRLKPGFRLPPLMFTGEEALALTLGLQALRHLGLDALTPAAQGASAKLLRTLPHALREGVQALEGAVQLDTSPWVIRTDAALLSALLRAVRGAQVVSFSYASPQTPPAKRRANLYRVVHQGGRWYAVGWCQLRAGLRSFRLDRMQALEVLDETFTPPADFDAVAYLRSHLPATPETHEIDVWLGRPPEDLRGQVSGWFTELSAEEGGTRLRARREHMQSFAAFLLGLDCELRIFSPRSLLDTFAALGARCAALQVGTPHRAGGQSGHAGAGHSAP; the protein is encoded by the coding sequence ATGTACGACCCGTCCATGCGCGTGCTGACGGTGCTGGAACTCCTGCAGTCGCGCGAGACCGTGACCGGCGCGGAACTCGCCCGCCGCCTGGAGGTCAGCCCGCGCACCGTGCAGCGCTACGTGACCCGCCTGCAGGATCTGGGCATCCCGGTCGAGGGCAAACGCGGCGTGGGGGGCTCGTACCGCCTGAAACCGGGCTTCCGGCTGCCGCCGCTGATGTTCACGGGCGAGGAAGCGCTGGCCCTGACGCTGGGGCTGCAGGCCCTGCGACACCTGGGGCTCGACGCCCTGACCCCCGCCGCGCAGGGCGCCAGTGCCAAGCTGCTGCGAACCCTGCCCCACGCCCTGCGCGAAGGAGTTCAGGCGCTGGAGGGCGCCGTGCAGCTCGACACCTCTCCCTGGGTGATCCGCACCGACGCGGCGCTGCTCTCGGCGCTGCTGCGGGCCGTGCGCGGGGCGCAGGTCGTGAGCTTCTCCTACGCCTCGCCACAGACCCCGCCGGCGAAGCGCCGCGCGAACCTCTACCGGGTCGTGCACCAGGGGGGCCGCTGGTACGCGGTGGGCTGGTGCCAGCTGCGCGCGGGCCTGCGCTCCTTCCGGCTCGACCGGATGCAGGCGCTGGAGGTGCTGGACGAGACCTTCACGCCGCCCGCGGACTTCGACGCCGTGGCCTACCTGCGCTCGCACCTGCCGGCCACCCCGGAGACGCACGAGATCGACGTCTGGCTGGGCCGGCCACCAGAGGACTTGCGCGGCCAGGTCTCCGGCTGGTTCACCGAGCTGAGTGCCGAGGAGGGAGGCACCCGCCTGCGCGCCCGGCGCGAGCATATGCAGAGCTTCGCCGCCTTCCTGCTGGGCCTGGACTGCGAGCTGCGGATCTTCAGCCCGCGGTCGCTGCTGGACACCTTCGCCGCGCTGGGCGCCCGCTGCGCGGCCCTCCAGGTGGGGACGCCCCACCGGGCCGGGGGACAGTCAGGCCACGCCGGCGCGGGTCACAGCGCTCCCTGA
- a CDS encoding ATP-binding protein: MPTADSPTVFVVSADPARTATLVHALPQVTLIPVADAETLLREAHVTPPDVALLYTDTPGVPLWQVLPMLRQRAELAGTRWLAVGTQGLGEMLGAGADALISDTTPTAALVLQVRTLLGRSQQHRDTQARIAALQRRMDTWEHEERVRDQLVHMLVHDLKNPIAAVMGLLEIVYEDDRVPEDNRELIKVARDETQHLLHLAVNMLDVRKIQAGKMNLKRELVFSPMFAEVIELARGDVGSGLRDRHIRVEVEQDLSPASVDPEILRRVLANLISNAMKHTTTGGVIALLVRSVPDGVQLLVRDDGEGIPAEDIPNLFAAFEQSRLTLHGRFDTGMGLAFCKLAIEEHGGTIWVESERGKGATFYCTLPLAAEGEDDDFVELVN; encoded by the coding sequence ATGCCAACCGCTGATTCCCCCACGGTCTTTGTCGTCTCGGCCGACCCGGCCCGCACGGCGACCCTCGTCCACGCGCTGCCCCAGGTCACCCTGATCCCGGTCGCTGACGCGGAAACGCTGCTGCGTGAAGCCCACGTCACGCCGCCGGACGTGGCGCTGCTGTACACCGACACGCCCGGCGTGCCGCTGTGGCAGGTGCTGCCCATGCTGCGCCAGCGTGCCGAACTCGCCGGCACCCGCTGGCTGGCGGTGGGCACCCAGGGCCTGGGCGAGATGCTGGGCGCCGGCGCCGACGCCCTGATCAGCGACACCACGCCCACGGCGGCGCTGGTGCTGCAGGTCAGAACCCTGCTGGGCCGCTCGCAGCAGCACCGCGACACGCAGGCGCGCATCGCTGCGTTGCAGCGCCGCATGGACACCTGGGAGCACGAGGAACGGGTGCGCGACCAGCTGGTGCACATGCTGGTGCACGACCTGAAAAACCCCATCGCCGCCGTGATGGGCCTGCTGGAGATCGTCTACGAGGACGACCGCGTGCCCGAGGACAACCGCGAGCTGATCAAGGTCGCCCGCGACGAGACCCAGCACCTCCTGCACCTCGCGGTGAACATGCTGGACGTGCGCAAGATCCAGGCCGGCAAGATGAACCTGAAGCGTGAACTGGTCTTCAGCCCGATGTTCGCGGAGGTCATCGAGCTCGCGCGCGGCGACGTGGGCAGCGGCCTGCGCGACCGGCACATCCGCGTGGAGGTCGAGCAGGATCTCTCGCCGGCCAGTGTCGATCCGGAGATCCTGCGGCGGGTGCTGGCGAACCTGATCAGCAACGCCATGAAGCACACGACCACGGGCGGCGTGATCGCGCTGCTGGTGCGTTCCGTGCCTGATGGCGTGCAGCTGCTCGTGCGCGACGACGGCGAGGGCATTCCCGCCGAGGACATTCCCAACCTGTTCGCCGCCTTCGAGCAGAGCCGCCTGACCCTGCATGGCCGCTTCGACACCGGGATGGGCCTGGCCTTCTGCAAGCTGGCCATCGAGGAGCACGGCGGCACCATCTGGGTCGAGTCCGAGCGGGGCAAGGGCGCGACCTTCTACTGCACCCTGCCGCTGGCCGCCGAGGGCGAGGACGACGATTTCGTGGAACTGGTGAATTGA